In the genome of Leptospira saintgironsiae, one region contains:
- a CDS encoding LIC20211 family lipoprotein yields the protein MKSRISGLILSLLLAASIISCATSSAGLATSTVPVADKKYKVISPVEGTKYWYTFDIAIIGIPLGEPPIDQLLEDLKKEKEADALINVRYWTDKSIFVFLTVNRLHISAEAIKFEDEIPDPKKKGR from the coding sequence ATGAAATCTCGCATTTCCGGACTAATCTTATCTCTTTTGTTAGCCGCTTCTATCATTTCTTGTGCTACTTCTAGCGCTGGACTTGCAACTAGTACTGTTCCGGTAGCAGATAAAAAATATAAAGTGATCTCTCCGGTTGAAGGAACAAAATACTGGTATACCTTTGATATCGCAATCATTGGAATTCCTTTGGGAGAACCTCCTATTGATCAACTACTGGAGGATTTGAAAAAGGAAAAAGAGGCAGATGCTTTGATCAATGTCCGCTATTGGACAGATAAATCCATCTTTGTATTCTTAACTGTAAATCGACTTCATATCTCTGCAGAAGCAATCAAGTTCGAAGACGAGATCCCGGATCCTAAAAAGAAAGGCCGTTAA
- the meaB gene encoding methylmalonyl Co-A mutase-associated GTPase MeaB, which produces MPETEGKEEAQIRGSIKKKSLPDAETFSQGILSGDIVLLSRAITLVESTLPSHQELAEAILEKCLPHSGKSIRVGITGIPGVGKSTFIESFGNHLIEQGRKIAVLAVDPTSQLSKGSILGDKTRMEILSRKKEAFIRPSPSGDSLGGVARKTRETIFLCEAAGFDTILVETVGVGQSETAVNSMVDIFLLLLIAGAGDELQGIKRGIMEMADLIAITKADGENTARANRAKAETISAVHFLPSHESGIKTEVRTCSAVTGEGISEIWTEILNFIQAIKDKGYLDKKRKEQAKHWLHESVQSMLLDDFFSKLGNDFHRAEELVTQGLAGSYQTARKLVKYYKNEGQQI; this is translated from the coding sequence ATGCCCGAGACCGAGGGAAAAGAAGAAGCCCAGATCCGAGGCTCTATCAAAAAGAAGAGCCTTCCGGATGCGGAAACTTTTTCCCAAGGAATTCTCTCCGGAGATATAGTTCTATTAAGTAGAGCAATCACTCTTGTAGAAAGTACTCTACCTTCTCACCAAGAACTTGCAGAAGCTATATTAGAAAAATGTTTACCTCATTCGGGCAAAAGTATCCGAGTTGGTATCACAGGAATTCCTGGTGTAGGCAAAAGTACATTTATCGAATCCTTTGGAAATCATCTGATTGAACAAGGCAGAAAGATTGCAGTACTTGCGGTAGATCCTACATCACAATTATCTAAAGGATCCATTTTGGGAGACAAAACCAGAATGGAAATTCTCTCTCGTAAAAAAGAAGCATTCATCCGCCCTTCTCCTTCCGGAGATTCATTAGGTGGAGTTGCACGTAAAACTAGAGAAACAATCTTTTTATGTGAAGCTGCGGGCTTCGATACAATCCTTGTAGAAACTGTTGGAGTTGGGCAATCTGAGACTGCTGTAAATTCTATGGTGGATATCTTCCTTCTTCTTTTAATAGCTGGAGCGGGAGATGAATTGCAAGGGATCAAACGTGGTATCATGGAAATGGCGGACCTGATTGCCATCACCAAAGCAGATGGAGAAAATACCGCTAGAGCGAATAGAGCAAAAGCAGAAACAATTTCTGCAGTTCATTTTCTTCCTTCTCATGAATCAGGGATTAAAACAGAAGTTAGAACATGCTCGGCGGTTACTGGAGAAGGTATCTCCGAGATCTGGACTGAAATTTTAAACTTCATACAAGCTATCAAAGACAAAGGTTACTTAGATAAAAAAAGAAAAGAACAGGCCAAACATTGGTTACACGAATCAGTTCAATCCATGTTATTAGATGATTTCTTTTCCAAACTAGGAAATGATTTCCATAGGGCAGAAGAACTTGTAACCCAAGGACTGGCAGGTTCTTATCAAACTGCTCGCAAGCTTGTGAAGTATTATAAGAACGAAGGCCAACAAATTTAA
- the scpA gene encoding methylmalonyl-CoA mutase — MKRPTFSPNRTPVTGDTKFESWSKEALDELGLSKLEETIWNTPEKVPVKPVYVPKDVESLEHLDYAAGIPPFLRGPYSTMYVQQPWTIRQYAGFSTAEESNAFYRRNLAAGQKGLSVAFDLATHRGYDSDHERVLGDVGKAGVAIDSVLDMKILFDQIPLDQMSVSMTMNGAVIPTLAFYIVAAEEQGVKPEQLSGTIQNDILKEFMVRNTYIYPPEPSMKIIADIFKYTTDFMPKFNSISISGYHMQEAGATADIELAYTLADGLEYLRTGIKAGMDVDSFAPRLSFFWAIGMNHFMEIAKMRAGRLLWAKLVKTFNPKSNKSLALRTHCQTSGWSLTEQDPFNNVGRTCIEALAAALGHTQSLHTNALDEAIALPTDFSARIARNTQIYLQEETNIHRVVDPWGGSFYIESLTSQLAERAWELIQEVEKLGGIAKAIETGIPKMRIEEAAARKQARIDSGRDVIVGINRYRPSKENPLDILDIDNTAVRESQIRKLNELKKNRDNAAVTAALEAITECAKTGNGNLLALAVDAARKRATLGEISFAMEKIFGRYKSVTHMIKGVYSEEIMDDPDFKKAKELSAKFAKLEGRQPRIMVAKMGQDGHDRGAKVISTSFADMGFDVDIGPLFQTPGEAAKQAIENDVHVLGVSSLAAGHKTLVPQVIQELKKLGREDILVIAGGVIPQQDYDFLYKSGVNGIFGPGTKISKAGAEILELLIKSVEG; from the coding sequence ATGAAAAGACCTACATTCTCCCCTAACAGAACTCCAGTAACTGGAGATACTAAATTCGAATCCTGGTCCAAAGAGGCTTTGGATGAATTAGGACTTTCTAAATTAGAAGAAACGATTTGGAATACGCCCGAAAAAGTCCCAGTCAAACCTGTATACGTCCCTAAAGATGTGGAATCTTTGGAACATCTGGACTATGCCGCAGGGATTCCTCCTTTTTTAAGAGGACCCTACTCTACAATGTATGTCCAACAACCTTGGACAATCCGTCAGTACGCAGGCTTCTCTACTGCCGAGGAATCAAATGCATTCTATCGTAGAAACTTAGCAGCAGGACAAAAAGGTCTTTCTGTTGCATTCGACTTAGCGACTCACAGAGGATACGATTCAGATCACGAAAGAGTTTTAGGAGACGTAGGAAAAGCTGGAGTTGCAATCGATTCGGTTCTGGATATGAAAATTCTTTTCGACCAGATCCCGTTAGATCAGATGTCAGTTTCCATGACAATGAATGGAGCTGTAATTCCTACACTCGCTTTTTACATTGTAGCTGCAGAAGAACAGGGAGTAAAACCGGAACAACTTTCAGGTACCATCCAGAATGATATCCTAAAAGAGTTCATGGTACGGAACACTTACATTTATCCTCCTGAACCTTCTATGAAAATTATCGCTGATATTTTCAAATATACCACTGACTTCATGCCTAAGTTCAATTCAATCTCCATCTCCGGTTATCATATGCAGGAAGCAGGAGCTACTGCGGATATAGAACTTGCTTATACTTTGGCGGATGGGTTGGAATACCTACGCACTGGTATTAAGGCAGGAATGGATGTAGATAGTTTTGCACCTCGTCTTTCCTTCTTCTGGGCAATTGGTATGAACCATTTTATGGAAATCGCCAAGATGAGGGCAGGAAGACTTCTTTGGGCAAAACTTGTAAAAACGTTTAACCCTAAGAGTAACAAATCCTTAGCTCTTAGAACTCATTGCCAAACTTCTGGATGGAGTTTAACTGAACAGGATCCTTTTAATAACGTGGGAAGAACTTGTATAGAAGCTCTTGCTGCAGCCCTTGGTCATACTCAATCTTTGCATACAAATGCACTCGACGAAGCAATTGCATTACCTACTGACTTCTCCGCAAGGATTGCAAGAAACACTCAGATCTACTTACAAGAAGAAACAAATATCCATAGAGTTGTGGATCCTTGGGGTGGTTCTTTCTATATTGAATCTTTAACTTCTCAACTTGCTGAAAGAGCGTGGGAACTTATCCAAGAAGTGGAAAAACTGGGTGGTATTGCAAAAGCAATCGAAACCGGAATTCCTAAAATGAGGATAGAAGAAGCTGCTGCCCGTAAACAGGCAAGGATCGACTCCGGCAGAGATGTAATCGTAGGTATCAATCGTTATCGCCCTTCCAAAGAAAATCCTTTGGATATTCTGGATATTGATAACACTGCGGTGAGAGAATCTCAGATCCGTAAATTAAACGAACTTAAGAAAAATCGAGACAATGCTGCAGTTACGGCTGCATTAGAAGCAATCACTGAATGTGCTAAAACGGGAAATGGAAACCTGCTTGCACTTGCTGTAGATGCGGCTAGAAAAAGAGCAACTCTTGGCGAGATCTCTTTCGCCATGGAGAAAATATTCGGCAGATATAAATCCGTCACTCATATGATCAAAGGAGTGTACTCGGAGGAAATCATGGACGATCCGGATTTCAAAAAGGCAAAAGAACTCTCCGCAAAATTCGCAAAGTTAGAAGGAAGACAGCCTAGGATCATGGTCGCTAAGATGGGACAGGACGGACATGATAGAGGTGCAAAAGTAATTTCCACAAGCTTTGCAGATATGGGATTCGACGTTGATATAGGACCTCTATTCCAAACACCTGGAGAAGCAGCAAAACAAGCCATCGAAAACGACGTGCATGTGCTTGGAGTTTCGAGTCTTGCTGCAGGTCACAAAACTTTAGTTCCTCAGGTAATCCAAGAACTCAAAAAACTAGGAAGAGAAGATATCCTAGTGATTGCAGGTGGAGTAATCCCTCAGCAAGATTATGATTTCTTGTATAAGTCTGGAGTGAATGGGATCTTCGGGCCTGGAACAAAGATCTCCAAAGCAGGCGCAGAAATCCTAGAACTTCTGATCAAGAGTGTAGAAGGTTAA
- a CDS encoding methylmalonyl-CoA mutase family protein, which translates to MASEKLFSEFPPVSTEEWTNLIQKDLKGADFEKKLVWETQEGFKIQPFYRKENLKGKEWLLSNLPGKFPYLRSTRKLTNDWSIRQDIDTPDLKTAKELAVEAIGNGVSALGLVLADVGSGRKGIQIKNEKDLAFLLEDLPLNEITLHFVAEEKSPELYSWLPKNKTLVGGLGYDPYRILARQGHSGGHGPETLKPILTELAGKWKNFRALTVHSSTFRDSGSTIVQELAYTLALGSEYLYRLGELGVSPEVVNSQTIFQFTIGPDYFLEIAKFRAARTLWAEIFSSYSSDKGEASLPFIEAETARYNYGIYDLHNNILRGTTEAISAAIGGAEIINVLPFDHLLQPADSFSLRIARNVQLLLKHESYLDKVADPSSGSYYIETITDQITEQAWKLFTEVEKDGGFLECLKSGKIQSSILESRKKKEENYSTRKEIFLGTNQYPNSKDKIQNKDLNKNIKSPEISSASNELKVSALPEFFAGDAIEEIRMKTENYETKNKTSVKVLLLPLGDLKMKKARAIFSLNFLGCAGFNVIDPGSYETSEEAIVGIQKENPQMIVFCSSDEEVASYVKDILPKLKSKPLVYAAGYPKDILSELESAGVNGFIHVRSNLLETLSDLQKRLGIQ; encoded by the coding sequence ATGGCATCAGAAAAACTTTTCTCCGAATTTCCACCGGTTTCTACCGAAGAATGGACAAACCTAATCCAGAAGGATCTGAAAGGTGCGGACTTCGAAAAAAAACTGGTTTGGGAAACCCAAGAAGGATTTAAGATCCAGCCGTTTTATAGAAAAGAAAATCTAAAAGGAAAGGAATGGCTCCTCTCAAATCTTCCAGGAAAATTTCCTTACCTTAGATCCACCCGTAAACTTACAAATGATTGGAGTATCAGACAAGATATCGATACTCCGGATCTAAAAACTGCAAAAGAATTAGCAGTAGAAGCAATCGGCAATGGAGTTTCTGCTCTGGGGCTCGTGCTTGCGGACGTTGGTTCTGGCAGAAAAGGAATACAGATCAAAAACGAAAAGGATCTGGCATTCTTGTTAGAAGACCTTCCTCTTAATGAGATCACTCTTCATTTTGTTGCAGAAGAAAAATCTCCTGAACTTTATTCCTGGCTTCCTAAAAACAAAACTCTTGTGGGGGGACTCGGTTATGATCCTTACAGAATTCTCGCAAGGCAAGGCCATTCAGGCGGACATGGTCCTGAAACTTTAAAACCGATCTTAACTGAACTTGCAGGTAAATGGAAAAATTTCAGAGCACTCACAGTTCATTCTTCTACATTTAGAGACAGCGGTTCTACAATTGTTCAGGAACTTGCATACACTCTCGCACTTGGTTCGGAATATCTTTATCGTTTGGGAGAATTAGGAGTTTCTCCTGAGGTAGTTAACTCTCAGACAATTTTCCAATTTACAATTGGTCCCGATTATTTCTTAGAGATCGCAAAGTTCAGAGCAGCTAGAACTCTTTGGGCAGAAATTTTTTCTTCTTATTCTTCTGATAAAGGAGAAGCTTCTCTTCCTTTTATAGAGGCGGAAACTGCGAGATATAATTACGGGATCTATGATCTTCATAATAATATTTTGAGAGGAACCACTGAAGCAATCTCTGCTGCGATTGGCGGTGCTGAGATCATCAATGTTCTTCCATTCGATCATTTATTACAACCTGCAGATTCTTTCTCTCTTCGGATTGCAAGAAACGTTCAATTACTTCTAAAACATGAATCTTATTTGGATAAGGTCGCTGATCCTTCTTCCGGTTCTTATTATATAGAAACGATTACCGATCAGATCACTGAACAGGCTTGGAAATTGTTTACTGAAGTGGAGAAGGATGGCGGATTCTTAGAATGCCTAAAATCCGGTAAGATCCAATCTTCTATTTTGGAATCCAGAAAGAAGAAGGAAGAAAATTACTCTACTCGTAAAGAGATCTTCCTTGGAACAAACCAATATCCGAATTCTAAAGATAAGATCCAAAACAAAGACCTAAATAAAAATATTAAATCTCCAGAGATCTCTTCTGCTTCTAATGAACTCAAAGTTTCAGCTCTTCCTGAGTTTTTTGCAGGAGATGCAATCGAAGAGATCCGTATGAAAACGGAAAACTACGAAACCAAAAATAAAACTTCCGTAAAAGTACTTCTTCTGCCTTTGGGTGATCTAAAAATGAAGAAGGCAAGAGCCATCTTCTCTCTGAACTTTTTAGGATGTGCAGGATTTAATGTGATCGATCCGGGAAGTTATGAAACTTCTGAAGAAGCAATTGTTGGGATCCAAAAAGAAAATCCTCAGATGATAGTCTTCTGCAGTTCCGACGAAGAAGTAGCTTCTTATGTGAAGGATATTCTTCCTAAGTTAAAATCTAAACCTCTTGTTTATGCGGCTGGATATCCAAAAGACATTCTTTCCGAATTGGAATCTGCAGGTGTAAACGGATTCATCCACGTTCGATCCAATCTATTAGAAACACTTTCCGATCTTCAAAAAAGGCTGGGAATCCAATGA
- a CDS encoding TerC/Alx family metal homeostasis membrane protein has translation MISFSQKDSTLFLIFSVVVGLLIYLDLFVMNKRAHKLSLRESGYWTLFWVTLAVSFSLLVYIFHEDPTNPGLAKQKTLEFLAGYLLEYSLSVDNLFVFIMIFAKFRIQSQYQPMILKWGIIGALIFRAAMIFSGAELVSRFEWILYIFGFLLLYSAWKMFFHDEEEDFDPEEMKLLKYARKVLPMSKTFHPEKFLVKEHGKTLFTSTFLILIVVEFSDILFAIDSIPAIFSITQDSFIIYTSNVFAILGLRSLFFLLGGVMELFVHLKKGVALLLAFVGVKLLLPAFSGYVFGQVIHVSIEISLVVIVGTLTLSVLASIPHYLKTKKGA, from the coding sequence ATGATCTCGTTTAGCCAAAAAGATTCTACACTTTTTCTTATTTTTTCCGTTGTAGTAGGCCTTTTGATTTATTTGGACCTATTCGTAATGAATAAAAGAGCCCATAAACTCTCTCTCAGAGAGTCGGGATACTGGACTTTGTTCTGGGTAACTCTTGCAGTTAGTTTTTCTCTTTTAGTTTATATCTTTCATGAAGACCCGACTAACCCAGGACTCGCAAAACAAAAGACCCTGGAATTTTTAGCAGGATACCTTCTGGAATATTCACTTTCTGTGGATAATCTTTTCGTATTTATCATGATCTTTGCGAAGTTCAGGATACAATCCCAGTACCAACCCATGATCTTAAAATGGGGGATCATAGGTGCATTGATTTTCAGAGCAGCAATGATTTTCTCGGGAGCAGAATTAGTTTCCAGATTTGAATGGATACTTTATATCTTCGGATTCTTACTACTCTACTCCGCTTGGAAGATGTTCTTCCATGATGAAGAAGAAGATTTCGATCCAGAAGAAATGAAACTTCTGAAGTACGCTCGTAAAGTTCTTCCAATGAGCAAAACATTCCATCCGGAAAAGTTTTTAGTAAAAGAACATGGAAAAACCCTTTTTACTTCTACATTCTTGATTTTGATCGTTGTTGAATTCAGCGATATTCTTTTCGCAATAGATTCTATTCCTGCAATTTTCTCCATTACACAAGATAGTTTTATCATCTATACTTCTAACGTATTTGCGATCCTAGGACTCAGGTCCTTATTCTTCCTTTTAGGAGGAGTGATGGAACTGTTTGTACATCTGAAAAAAGGAGTCGCTCTTCTTCTCGCATTTGTGGGAGTAAAACTTCTTCTTCCTGCATTTTCCGGATACGTTTTCGGACAAGTGATCCATGTATCCATCGAGATCTCCTTGGTGGTGATTGTAGGAACTCTAACACTTTCAGTACTCGCTTCTATTCCTCATTATCTTAAAACGAAAAAAGGAGCCTGA
- a CDS encoding lysoplasmalogenase, whose protein sequence is MIYIIFPILALVHLGVLFLGSDIFLVRLISKIIPILYLIALSVGEGRWKTRAGIWLGIGLVFSLGGDTILAFPDKYFVFGLGSFLIAQVGYSVSFSWGNPVHFLRLIPYVIFGASYFYWLLPGIAPALTIPVAVYVSAICVMGWRSAAREVSSRDRWLGILGAISFIISDSIIALGQFTPNKLPFHGVWVMSTYYIAQFLIYLSQEEEE, encoded by the coding sequence ATGATTTATATTATATTCCCGATTTTGGCCCTTGTTCATTTGGGAGTTCTATTTTTAGGTTCGGACATATTTTTAGTTCGTTTGATTTCCAAAATTATTCCCATTCTATATTTAATTGCGTTAAGTGTGGGAGAAGGAAGATGGAAAACTCGCGCTGGAATTTGGCTCGGGATTGGTCTTGTATTTTCACTCGGAGGAGATACTATCCTAGCTTTTCCGGATAAATATTTTGTTTTCGGTTTGGGCAGTTTCTTAATCGCTCAGGTAGGATATTCCGTTAGCTTTTCTTGGGGAAATCCAGTACATTTCTTAAGATTAATCCCTTATGTGATTTTCGGTGCTTCCTATTTTTATTGGCTTCTTCCTGGGATTGCTCCTGCGTTAACCATTCCAGTCGCGGTTTATGTTTCTGCAATTTGTGTGATGGGTTGGAGATCCGCAGCGAGAGAAGTTTCTTCCAGAGACAGATGGCTTGGTATTTTAGGAGCGATCAGTTTTATAATTTCTGATTCAATCATCGCACTCGGACAATTCACTCCGAACAAACTTCCATTCCACGGAGTTTGGGTGATGTCTACTTACTATATAGCTCAATTTTTAATCTATCTTTCTCAAGAAGAAGAGGAATAA
- a CDS encoding ferritin-like domain-containing protein, protein MSIKPLKETTFLEAVAAAIQHEKDYFEFYMDTYEKLPPGRTRELFEKLAEEVDEHIKFITEIYKVAEGAELPNLKQLAAIHKFHQSTLQKIMNKVERTITGSGSKDAHEALELAIREAENSVAFYEKLTTKFEDSNIKLLFSKLMDYSQNYQSLLEAELNTFDQTRSAGGSYFWDEQAEEVAKAVGNSKPNNKSTKGLKPSKPVKKAAAKKVAKKAAPKKAKAVAKKKPAAKKAAPKKKAAKKKK, encoded by the coding sequence ATGAGTATTAAACCTTTAAAAGAAACTACATTTTTGGAAGCTGTTGCAGCTGCGATCCAGCATGAGAAGGACTACTTCGAATTTTACATGGATACGTACGAAAAACTCCCTCCGGGAAGAACTAGGGAATTATTCGAAAAACTAGCAGAGGAAGTGGATGAACATATCAAATTCATCACTGAAATTTATAAAGTAGCTGAAGGAGCGGAACTTCCGAACCTTAAACAATTGGCCGCAATTCACAAATTCCATCAAAGCACTCTTCAAAAGATCATGAATAAGGTGGAACGTACGATTACCGGTTCAGGATCCAAAGATGCGCACGAAGCTCTAGAACTTGCGATCAGAGAAGCTGAGAATTCCGTAGCGTTCTATGAGAAACTCACTACTAAATTCGAAGATTCGAATATTAAACTATTGTTTTCTAAACTAATGGATTATAGCCAAAATTACCAATCTCTGTTAGAGGCTGAGTTGAATACTTTCGACCAGACTCGTTCTGCAGGAGGATCATACTTCTGGGACGAACAAGCAGAAGAAGTAGCAAAGGCAGTAGGAAATTCCAAGCCTAACAATAAGTCTACAAAAGGTCTGAAACCTTCTAAGCCTGTCAAAAAAGCTGCGGCTAAAAAAGTAGCGAAGAAGGCTGCACCTAAAAAAGCAAAAGCGGTCGCTAAGAAAAAACCTGCCGCCAAAAAAGCAGCTCCTAAGAAAAAGGCTGCTAAAAAGAAAAAGTAA
- a CDS encoding aminotransferase class V-fold PLP-dependent enzyme, whose protein sequence is MKTNPSPDWTKLQHLYPVNREMIWLNNCGTTPANTDTLHAVNEYLQGYAARGGSTEVRKYPTVKKVIRTILAELLGVEAEELSLIHHTNEGIGFISLGLKLKSGDRILLLENEYPSNIYPWEHWKEKGVSISFVPMAETPDGFLENLKSSITPDVKVVSLSAVHWCTGMPFPLEEIGSFLAEKGIEFVLDGAQGVGLLPVRPREMGISYMAFPAWKWLLGPLGLGVLYIAKEKLEGLNFPFKGTGSVVNDEVYLPYREELKGTDRYEISTVNFIDWVYFQSTLEMLHKVGFHNSMERIYELADYLSDKLRDAGWKLASDHFPDFKTGIVVAEKDGLSMENVVSNLKKNGVMCALRLGRVRFSPHIYLAKEQLDRVVDLVSR, encoded by the coding sequence ATGAAAACGAATCCTAGTCCGGATTGGACCAAACTACAACATTTGTACCCGGTAAACCGGGAAATGATCTGGTTAAACAATTGTGGGACCACTCCTGCAAATACGGACACCTTACATGCAGTCAATGAATACTTGCAAGGTTACGCTGCAAGAGGCGGTAGCACAGAAGTGCGTAAATACCCGACTGTTAAAAAAGTAATCCGCACCATTCTCGCAGAACTATTAGGTGTAGAAGCTGAAGAACTTTCTTTAATCCATCATACAAACGAAGGAATTGGATTTATTTCCCTTGGTCTTAAGCTCAAAAGCGGCGATCGTATCCTTCTTTTAGAAAACGAATATCCTTCTAATATTTATCCTTGGGAACATTGGAAAGAAAAAGGAGTCTCTATTTCCTTTGTGCCAATGGCAGAAACTCCTGACGGATTTTTAGAAAACTTAAAATCTTCTATCACTCCTGATGTAAAAGTAGTGAGCCTCTCTGCGGTACATTGGTGTACAGGAATGCCTTTCCCATTAGAAGAAATCGGAAGTTTTCTGGCCGAAAAAGGAATTGAGTTCGTTCTGGATGGTGCCCAAGGAGTGGGACTTCTTCCTGTAAGACCTAGAGAAATGGGAATTTCTTATATGGCCTTCCCAGCCTGGAAATGGTTACTCGGGCCTTTAGGACTCGGAGTTTTATACATTGCTAAAGAGAAGTTAGAAGGTCTAAATTTCCCGTTCAAGGGTACTGGCTCCGTAGTAAACGACGAGGTTTATTTGCCTTATAGAGAAGAGTTAAAAGGCACGGATCGATACGAAATTTCTACGGTGAATTTTATAGATTGGGTATATTTCCAATCTACATTAGAAATGCTTCATAAAGTAGGTTTCCATAATTCAATGGAAAGGATTTATGAACTCGCGGACTATCTTTCTGACAAACTCAGAGATGCTGGCTGGAAACTAGCTTCTGACCATTTTCCTGATTTTAAAACTGGGATCGTAGTCGCAGAAAAAGACGGGCTTTCCATGGAAAACGTAGTTTCCAATCTCAAAAAGAACGGGGTAATGTGCGCACTTCGTTTAGGAAGGGTTCGTTTCTCTCCTCATATTTATCTGGCCAAAGAACAATTGGACAGAGTAGTTGATCTAGTTTCGAGATAA
- a CDS encoding bile acid:sodium symporter family protein, whose translation MASLFEKAALLFPLWVICGVTFSWFFPSVLHGFKGPWITYSLGLTMLGMGISLRTEDFTRVFKAPKPILIGVIGQYTIMPLTGWFLGNFFQLPAPLAVGIIVVSCCPGGVASNVVSFLARGDLALSVTMTAISTVLSVLMTPLLTLFLVGNSVGANASGLFFDTVQVVILPVILGILLNRYTPKFAEKVKIVSPLIAVILITLIVASIIGSGKEAVISSGLHLISSVFLLHISGYFFGYWAAYFGTKSFVVARTVSIEVGMQNSGLGAVLSRNNFSDPLVAIPAAISSFVHSLIGSVLAGIWRRSIPQGEREKSLISADLP comes from the coding sequence TTGGCTTCTCTTTTTGAAAAGGCAGCACTCTTATTTCCACTCTGGGTCATCTGTGGTGTGACATTCAGTTGGTTTTTTCCATCTGTTCTCCACGGATTTAAAGGGCCTTGGATCACTTATAGCTTGGGACTGACGATGCTCGGAATGGGTATCAGCCTAAGAACAGAAGATTTTACCAGAGTATTCAAAGCACCCAAGCCAATCCTAATTGGTGTGATCGGTCAATATACGATCATGCCTTTGACCGGTTGGTTTTTGGGAAACTTCTTCCAACTTCCTGCTCCATTGGCTGTTGGGATCATAGTTGTTTCTTGCTGTCCGGGTGGAGTTGCTTCTAACGTGGTTTCCTTTTTAGCAAGAGGTGACCTGGCCTTGTCAGTTACAATGACTGCGATCTCTACAGTTTTATCTGTTCTAATGACTCCACTTCTCACTTTATTTTTAGTGGGGAATAGTGTGGGTGCAAATGCTTCCGGTCTATTTTTTGATACTGTCCAAGTAGTGATCCTTCCTGTAATTCTTGGAATTTTATTAAATCGTTATACTCCTAAATTCGCGGAGAAGGTAAAAATCGTTTCTCCTTTGATCGCGGTCATACTCATCACATTGATTGTTGCTTCTATCATAGGCTCCGGAAAAGAAGCAGTGATCAGTTCAGGACTTCATTTAATTTCTTCCGTATTCCTGCTCCATATCTCCGGATATTTTTTCGGATACTGGGCGGCTTACTTTGGGACCAAATCTTTTGTAGTAGCTCGCACAGTTTCCATAGAAGTAGGGATGCAAAATAGCGGATTGGGTGCTGTTCTCTCCCGGAATAATTTTTCCGACCCTTTGGTGGCGATTCCGGCTGCAATTTCCAGTTTTGTGCATTCTTTGATTGGGAGTGTTCTGGCGGGGATATGGAGAAGGTCCATTCCGCAGGGAGAACGGGAAAAATCGCTAATTTCGGCCGATCTTCCTTGA
- the rpmG gene encoding 50S ribosomal protein L33 encodes MREIIKLSCQVCKKNSYFQTKNKKAKSEKLVTKKFCKFCRAHVEHKESKV; translated from the coding sequence ATGAGAGAGATCATTAAGCTTTCTTGCCAAGTTTGTAAGAAAAATTCTTACTTCCAAACCAAGAACAAAAAGGCAAAATCAGAGAAGTTGGTAACGAAAAAATTCTGTAAATTTTGCCGTGCCCACGTCGAACATAAGGAATCTAAGGTATAA